A portion of the Mycobacterium paraseoulense genome contains these proteins:
- a CDS encoding nitronate monooxygenase, whose translation MVLGFWDIMVPIVGAPMAGGPGTPELAAAVSNAGGLGFVPGGHRSAERFAEDIAAARAATTGPLGVNLFVPQPSVADWMALDYYAEELEEIADYYQVEVGHPQYGDDDDWERKLEVVADVRPELVSFTFGVPPPDVIRRLGALGLLVMVTVTSAYEAGVAVAAGADSLIVQGPEAGGHRGTFAPDMEPGSESLHHLIDRIRHAHDVPVVAAGGLGNARDVAAVLHRGAVAAQVGTALLLSDEAGTSTAHRTALKNPVFGTTVVTRAFSGRYARGLENNFTRLLDNVAPLGYPEVNQMTSPIREAAAAMEDPNGIPLWAGTSFKEAQPGPVADIIASLVETD comes from the coding sequence GTGGTACTGGGCTTTTGGGACATCATGGTGCCCATCGTGGGTGCGCCGATGGCCGGTGGACCGGGCACGCCCGAACTGGCCGCGGCGGTGTCCAACGCGGGTGGGCTCGGCTTCGTCCCGGGCGGCCACCGCAGCGCGGAGCGGTTCGCCGAGGACATCGCCGCCGCCCGCGCGGCCACCACCGGCCCGCTGGGTGTCAACCTGTTCGTCCCCCAGCCCAGCGTGGCCGACTGGATGGCGCTGGACTACTACGCCGAGGAACTCGAAGAGATCGCCGACTACTACCAGGTCGAGGTCGGCCACCCGCAATATGGCGACGACGACGACTGGGAGCGCAAGCTCGAAGTGGTGGCCGACGTGCGGCCCGAACTGGTGTCGTTCACCTTCGGCGTCCCGCCGCCCGACGTCATCCGGCGGCTGGGGGCACTGGGCCTGTTGGTCATGGTCACGGTGACGTCGGCGTACGAGGCCGGGGTGGCCGTCGCCGCCGGCGCGGACAGCCTGATCGTCCAGGGCCCGGAGGCGGGCGGGCACCGGGGCACCTTCGCGCCCGACATGGAGCCCGGCAGTGAGTCGCTGCATCACCTGATCGATCGCATCCGCCATGCGCATGACGTCCCGGTCGTCGCGGCCGGCGGACTGGGCAACGCGCGGGACGTCGCCGCCGTGCTGCACCGGGGCGCGGTGGCCGCACAGGTCGGCACCGCGCTGCTGCTCAGCGACGAAGCCGGCACCAGCACCGCGCACCGCACCGCCCTGAAGAACCCGGTCTTCGGCACCACCGTCGTCACCCGCGCCTTCTCGGGTCGCTACGCGCGTGGCCTGGAGAACAACTTCACCCGCCTGCTCGACAACGTGGCGCCCCTGGGCTACCCCGAGGTCAACCAGATGACCTCCCCGATCCGGGAGGCGGCGGCCGCGATGGAGGACCCGAACGGGATACCGCTGTGGGCCGGAACGTCGTTCAAGGAGGCCCAACCCGGGCCGGTGGCCGACATCATCGCCAGTCTGGTTGAGACCGACTAG
- the ald gene encoding alanine dehydrogenase, which yields MRVGVPTETKTNEFRVAITPAGVTELTRRGHDVLVQAGAGAGASIPDEEFKAAGAQLADSAERVWAEADLLLKVKEPIPAEYGLLRRSQVLFTYLHLAASRACTEALLASGTTSIAYETVQGADGTLPLLAPMSEVAGRLSAQVGAYHLMRTHGGRGVLMGGVPGVKPADVVVIGAGTAGYNAARVAGGMGASVTVLDVNINKLRLLDAEFGGQVRTRYSSAYELEGTVTRADLLIGAVLLPGAKAPELVSNSLVAQMKPGAVLVDISIDQGGCFADSRPTTHDDPTFTVHDKQFYCVANMPSAVPKTSTVALTNATMPYALELADRGWQAACRADPALAKGLSTHDGGLLSERVAADLGLPFTDPASLLA from the coding sequence ATGCGAGTCGGCGTACCGACCGAAACCAAGACCAACGAGTTCAGGGTGGCCATCACGCCCGCGGGAGTCACCGAACTGACCCGCCGCGGCCACGACGTGCTCGTGCAGGCCGGGGCCGGTGCGGGAGCGTCCATCCCCGACGAGGAGTTCAAGGCGGCGGGCGCCCAACTGGCCGACTCCGCCGAACGGGTGTGGGCCGAGGCCGACCTGCTGCTCAAGGTGAAGGAGCCGATTCCGGCCGAATACGGCCTCCTCCGGCGCAGTCAGGTGCTCTTCACCTATCTGCACCTGGCCGCCTCGCGCGCCTGCACCGAGGCGCTATTGGCTTCCGGCACAACGTCGATCGCGTATGAGACCGTGCAGGGCGCCGATGGCACCCTCCCGTTGTTGGCCCCGATGAGCGAGGTAGCCGGGCGGCTCTCGGCGCAGGTGGGCGCCTACCACCTGATGCGCACCCACGGCGGGCGCGGAGTGCTGATGGGCGGGGTCCCGGGCGTCAAACCCGCCGACGTCGTGGTGATCGGCGCGGGCACGGCCGGCTACAACGCGGCGCGGGTCGCGGGCGGCATGGGCGCGAGCGTGACGGTTCTCGATGTCAACATCAACAAGCTGCGACTGCTGGACGCGGAGTTCGGCGGACAGGTCCGCACCCGCTACTCCTCGGCGTACGAGCTGGAGGGCACCGTCACGCGCGCGGACCTGCTCATCGGGGCGGTCCTGTTGCCGGGCGCTAAGGCGCCCGAACTCGTTTCGAATTCTCTTGTCGCGCAGATGAAACCGGGCGCGGTACTGGTGGACATCTCCATCGACCAGGGCGGCTGCTTCGCGGACTCCAGGCCGACCACGCACGACGATCCCACGTTCACCGTGCACGATAAGCAGTTCTACTGCGTGGCGAACATGCCCAGCGCGGTGCCCAAGACCTCGACCGTGGCCCTGACCAACGCGACCATGCCGTACGCGCTCGAACTGGCCGACCGGGGCTGGCAGGCCGCGTGCCGAGCGGATCCCGCTCTGGCGAAAGGTCTTTCGACGCACGACGGCGGGCTCCTGTCCGAACGGGTGGCCGCCGACCTGGGCTTGCCGTTCACGGATCCGGCGAGCCTGCTGGCCTAG
- a CDS encoding SRPBCC family protein yields MTDPCVTATVQVDARPDLVYRLITDLPTLASFAEEAVAMEWRKGGAPRRGAVFTGHNASSKRRWRTTCTVTDAEPGRVFAFDVRHTVVPIARWQYDIVAADGGCRVTESTWDRRPGWFRKLAGKATGVPDRAAANAEHIRLTLQRLKQRAESE; encoded by the coding sequence ATGACCGACCCGTGCGTAACGGCGACCGTGCAGGTCGATGCCCGCCCCGACCTGGTGTATCGACTCATCACCGACCTGCCCACGCTGGCCTCGTTCGCCGAGGAGGCGGTGGCGATGGAATGGCGCAAAGGCGGTGCCCCCCGTCGGGGGGCCGTGTTCACCGGTCACAACGCAAGCAGCAAGCGGCGCTGGCGCACCACCTGCACGGTCACCGATGCCGAACCGGGTCGCGTCTTCGCGTTCGACGTGCGGCACACCGTCGTCCCGATCGCGCGCTGGCAATACGACATCGTCGCGGCCGATGGCGGCTGCCGGGTCACCGAAAGCACCTGGGACCGCAGGCCCGGCTGGTTCCGCAAGCTCGCCGGCAAGGCCACCGGCGTTCCGGATCGCGCGGCCGCCAACGCCGAACACATCCGGCTCACCTTGCAGCGCCTCAAGCAGCGCGCCGAGTCCGAGTAG
- a CDS encoding flavin-containing monooxygenase, translated as MRRDPAVAVVGAGMSGLCVAIALLRAGITDVTLYEKADEVGGTWRENTYPGLVCDIPSRVYQYTFARNPNWSHLFSPGGEIQDYFRDVADRFGLRDRIRFGTEISHAQFEDGRWRLRTQAGAESTVDFLICATGVLHHPRLPSIPGLNDFGGNAFHSARWDHSVELRGRRIAIIGNGSTGVQLVCGLTGAAGRVMLFQRTPQWVLRLPNPRYSRLTNITHNRFGWLDRLAYRCYSFCYDLFAVGLTKPGLRRKIMGGLCRASLREVRDPELRRALTPDYTPMCKRLVMSNGFYRAVQRDDVDLVTAAIDHVERRGIVTDDGVLHEADVIVLATGFDTHAFFRPMQLIGRDGIAADDVWRDGPRAYQTVALPGFPNFFMMLGPHSPVGNLALTTVAESQADHIVRWIQRWRGGEFDTVEPTWPATDNFNAKLRAAMPDTVWTTGCHSWYLNKDGVPEVWPFTPAEHRAMLANPDLGQYDLRRRVAAG; from the coding sequence ATGCGACGCGACCCCGCCGTAGCCGTCGTCGGTGCGGGAATGTCGGGGTTGTGCGTCGCGATTGCCCTGCTGCGCGCCGGGATAACCGACGTCACCCTCTACGAGAAGGCCGACGAGGTCGGCGGGACCTGGCGGGAAAACACCTACCCCGGTCTGGTCTGTGACATCCCGTCGCGGGTCTACCAGTACACGTTCGCCCGAAATCCCAACTGGTCGCACCTATTCTCGCCCGGCGGCGAGATCCAGGACTACTTCCGCGACGTCGCCGACCGCTTCGGCCTGCGCGACCGCATCCGGTTCGGCACCGAGATCTCCCACGCGCAATTCGAGGACGGCCGCTGGCGGCTGCGCACGCAGGCCGGAGCGGAGTCGACCGTCGACTTCCTGATCTGCGCCACCGGCGTGCTCCATCACCCGCGCCTGCCGTCGATCCCCGGCCTGAATGACTTCGGCGGAAACGCTTTTCACTCGGCTCGCTGGGATCATTCCGTCGAACTGCGGGGCCGGCGGATCGCGATCATCGGCAACGGTTCGACGGGAGTGCAGCTCGTCTGCGGCCTGACGGGTGCGGCGGGCCGGGTCATGCTCTTTCAGCGCACCCCGCAGTGGGTGCTGCGGCTGCCGAACCCCCGATACAGCAGGCTCACCAACATCACCCACAACAGGTTCGGCTGGCTCGACCGGTTGGCCTACCGTTGCTACAGCTTCTGCTACGACCTGTTCGCCGTCGGGCTGACCAAGCCGGGCCTGCGCCGAAAGATCATGGGAGGGCTGTGCCGCGCCAGCCTGCGCGAGGTCCGCGACCCCGAGTTGCGCCGGGCGCTGACCCCCGACTACACGCCGATGTGCAAGCGGCTGGTGATGTCCAATGGCTTCTACCGCGCCGTCCAGCGCGACGACGTCGACCTGGTGACCGCCGCCATCGACCACGTGGAGCGCCGCGGCATCGTGACCGACGACGGCGTCCTGCACGAGGCGGACGTCATCGTGCTCGCCACCGGATTCGACACCCACGCGTTCTTCCGGCCGATGCAGCTGATCGGCCGCGACGGCATCGCGGCCGACGACGTCTGGCGCGACGGTCCGCGGGCCTACCAGACCGTGGCGTTGCCGGGCTTCCCGAACTTCTTCATGATGCTGGGGCCGCACAGCCCGGTCGGCAATCTCGCGCTGACGACGGTCGCCGAATCGCAGGCCGACCACATCGTGCGATGGATTCAACGTTGGCGCGGTGGGGAGTTCGACACGGTGGAGCCCACCTGGCCCGCGACCGATAACTTCAACGCCAAGCTGCGCGCCGCGATGCCGGACACGGTGTGGACCACCGGTTGTCACAGCTGGTACCTGAACAAAGACGGGGTGCCCGAGGTGTGGCCCTTCACGCCGGCCGAACATCGCGCCATGCTGGCGAACCCCGATCTCGGACAGTACGACTTGCGCCGGCGCGTCGCCGCCGGTTGA
- a CDS encoding GNAT family N-acetyltransferase, translating to MHYPVWRQSWTGILPDSTLDVLGSPRRWAILAYPRILQRRGWSMWVAESASGTIGMTIFGPDPANPEQVELDSLYVAAECQRHGVGRRLLATALAECPSGDVVLWCAERNAHARTFYERNGFHVDGRTLDWEPLPGVKVAHLGYRLNRRRRAGASRTVRDRGSPAWRDVRPA from the coding sequence ATGCACTACCCGGTCTGGCGGCAGTCCTGGACCGGCATACTGCCCGACTCGACCCTCGACGTTCTCGGATCACCGCGGCGCTGGGCGATACTGGCGTACCCGCGAATCCTGCAACGCCGCGGCTGGAGCATGTGGGTCGCGGAATCCGCTTCCGGGACCATCGGAATGACGATCTTCGGCCCGGATCCCGCCAACCCCGAGCAGGTCGAGCTCGACTCGCTGTACGTCGCGGCGGAATGCCAACGGCACGGGGTCGGACGCCGCCTGCTCGCCACGGCTCTGGCCGAATGCCCTTCGGGTGACGTCGTCTTATGGTGCGCGGAACGCAACGCGCACGCGCGGACCTTCTACGAGAGGAACGGCTTTCACGTCGACGGCCGCACCCTGGACTGGGAGCCGCTACCCGGCGTCAAGGTCGCCCATCTGGGCTACCGGCTCAACCGGCGGCGACGCGCCGGCGCAAGTCGTACTGTCCGAGATCGGGGTTCGCCAGCATGGCGCGATGTTCGGCCGGCGTGA
- a CDS encoding TetR/AcrR family transcriptional regulator, giving the protein MTRQVSAAGTASRRPNRRGNATRESMLEAALKSLASGDPGSVSANRIAKEIGATWGAVQYQFGDTDGFWAAVLHRTAERRAATFSTLSAPISPDAPLRERVGAIIDTLYDGLASPDSRAIENLRAALPRDPAELERLFPRTAAELFSWGKSWLETCQNAFAGLDVDPDRVREVAALIPGAMRGLVSERQLGSYADLDLARQGLTNALAAYLEQSRP; this is encoded by the coding sequence ATGACGCGGCAGGTTAGCGCGGCCGGAACCGCGAGCCGGCGCCCCAACCGGCGTGGCAACGCGACGCGCGAGAGCATGCTCGAAGCCGCGCTCAAGTCGTTGGCGTCCGGCGACCCGGGTTCGGTGTCGGCCAATCGCATCGCCAAGGAGATCGGCGCCACCTGGGGAGCCGTGCAATACCAGTTCGGCGACACCGACGGCTTCTGGGCGGCGGTGTTGCACCGCACCGCCGAGCGGCGCGCGGCGACGTTCTCGACGCTGTCGGCGCCGATCTCGCCGGACGCGCCCCTGCGCGAGCGGGTCGGCGCCATCATCGACACCCTCTACGACGGTTTGGCGTCGCCGGACTCCCGCGCGATCGAGAACCTGCGGGCGGCGCTCCCCCGCGACCCCGCCGAGCTGGAGCGCCTGTTCCCGCGCACCGCCGCCGAGCTGTTCTCCTGGGGCAAGAGCTGGCTGGAGACCTGCCAGAACGCCTTCGCGGGGCTGGACGTCGACCCGGATCGGGTGCGCGAGGTGGCCGCCCTGATCCCGGGCGCGATGCGCGGGCTGGTGTCCGAACGCCAGCTCGGCTCCTACGCCGACCTGGATCTGGCCCGGCAGGGCCTGACCAACGCGCTGGCCGCCTACCTGGAGCAATCCCGCCCGTGA
- a CDS encoding Rieske 2Fe-2S domain-containing protein, translating into MAKPPLSMKPTGWFQVAWSDEIDMGDVHTMRYFDREMVAWRAESGELTVMDAYCEHLGAHLGYGGQVVGEVLQCPFHGWQWNGEGRNVRIPYQDRPNRGRRIRTYPVVERNESVYIWHDVRRRDPYFDAPDVFGAFRDGSGADDYYPQQRLYRTALELHPQYVLENGVDFAHFKFVHKTPIVPVFTRHDFAEPVSFVDFTITFEGDDGQKIEDVNSGVEAINGGLGIAVTKSWGMIDNRTISAVTPVDEFTSDVRFMVYIGRNPGKDPARAELKAAEFGREVIRQFEQDIGIWQHQRYSELPALATDEYAGFTAIRKWAKQFYQEG; encoded by the coding sequence ATGGCCAAGCCGCCGCTGTCGATGAAACCCACGGGCTGGTTCCAGGTCGCCTGGTCCGACGAGATCGATATGGGCGACGTGCACACGATGAGGTACTTCGACCGGGAGATGGTGGCGTGGCGGGCCGAGTCCGGAGAGCTCACCGTGATGGACGCCTACTGCGAACACCTCGGCGCGCACTTGGGTTACGGCGGACAGGTCGTCGGCGAGGTGCTGCAGTGCCCCTTCCACGGGTGGCAGTGGAACGGGGAGGGCCGTAACGTCCGCATTCCCTACCAGGATCGCCCCAACCGCGGCCGGCGCATCCGCACCTACCCCGTGGTCGAACGCAACGAGTCGGTCTACATCTGGCACGACGTCAGGCGCCGCGACCCCTACTTCGACGCGCCGGACGTCTTCGGCGCGTTCCGCGACGGCAGCGGCGCCGACGACTACTACCCACAGCAGCGGTTGTACCGGACGGCCTTGGAGCTGCATCCGCAGTACGTGCTCGAAAACGGCGTCGACTTCGCGCATTTCAAGTTCGTGCACAAGACGCCCATCGTGCCGGTGTTCACCCGTCACGACTTCGCCGAGCCGGTGTCGTTCGTCGACTTCACCATCACGTTCGAGGGTGACGACGGGCAGAAGATCGAAGACGTCAACAGCGGCGTCGAGGCCATCAACGGTGGACTGGGCATCGCGGTGACCAAGAGCTGGGGGATGATCGACAACCGCACCATCTCCGCGGTCACGCCGGTCGACGAGTTCACCTCCGACGTCCGGTTCATGGTCTACATCGGCCGGAACCCGGGTAAGGACCCGGCGCGCGCCGAGCTCAAGGCGGCCGAGTTCGGCCGTGAAGTGATCCGCCAGTTCGAGCAGGACATCGGGATCTGGCAACACCAGCGCTACTCTGAGCTGCCGGCGCTGGCCACCGATGAGTACGCGGGCTTCACCGCAATCCGCAAGTGGGCCAAGCAGTTCTATCAGGAAGGCTGA
- a CDS encoding NAD(P)H-dependent amine dehydrogenase family protein, with product MNAPIRVFQVATGNVGSEMIKRIATQPDLELVGVHCYSPEKIGKDAGELAGGAPNGVKATGTVEEIIAARPDVLTFHGVFPDEDLYVKVLEAGINVVTTADWITGWHRDKNHPHPSGKPVSRLLADACDKGGATFYGTGMNPGLNQILGVVCSADVADIENVTTIESVDVSCHHSKDTWIEVGYGQPVDDPEIPAKLEKYTRVFADSVLMMADCFDLALDEVKFSYELGACTKDVDLGWYTLPKGSLGGNYIKYQGMVDGVPRVETHLEWQMTPHTDPSWNIKGCYITQIKGDPCVYNKHMIFPKPGVDLSNPDNFASIGMTVTGMPALAAIKSVVAAPPGLITSADLPLRGFAGRFKT from the coding sequence ATGAACGCACCCATCCGCGTCTTCCAGGTCGCCACCGGAAACGTCGGCTCGGAGATGATCAAGCGGATCGCCACCCAGCCCGATCTCGAACTCGTTGGCGTGCACTGCTATTCGCCGGAGAAGATCGGCAAGGACGCGGGTGAGCTCGCCGGCGGGGCACCCAACGGGGTGAAGGCCACCGGCACCGTCGAGGAAATCATCGCCGCCAGGCCGGACGTGCTCACCTTCCACGGCGTGTTCCCCGACGAGGACCTCTACGTCAAGGTGCTCGAGGCGGGCATCAATGTCGTCACCACCGCCGACTGGATCACCGGCTGGCACCGCGACAAGAACCATCCGCACCCGTCGGGCAAGCCGGTGAGCCGGCTGCTGGCCGACGCCTGCGACAAAGGCGGCGCGACGTTCTACGGGACCGGGATGAACCCGGGCCTGAACCAGATACTGGGCGTGGTGTGTTCGGCCGACGTCGCCGACATCGAGAACGTCACCACCATCGAGTCCGTCGACGTCTCGTGCCACCACTCCAAGGACACCTGGATCGAGGTGGGCTACGGCCAGCCGGTCGACGACCCGGAGATCCCGGCCAAGCTGGAGAAGTACACCCGCGTCTTCGCCGACAGCGTGCTGATGATGGCCGATTGCTTCGACCTGGCGCTCGACGAGGTGAAGTTCAGCTACGAGCTGGGCGCCTGCACCAAGGACGTGGACCTGGGCTGGTACACCCTGCCCAAGGGCTCGCTGGGCGGCAACTACATCAAGTACCAGGGCATGGTGGACGGGGTTCCGCGCGTCGAGACGCACCTGGAGTGGCAGATGACCCCGCACACCGATCCGAGCTGGAACATCAAGGGCTGCTACATCACCCAGATCAAGGGCGACCCGTGCGTCTACAACAAGCACATGATCTTCCCCAAGCCCGGAGTGGACCTGTCCAACCCGGACAACTTCGCCTCCATCGGCATGACCGTCACCGGCATGCCCGCGCTGGCCGCGATCAAATCGGTGGTGGCGGCGCCGCCGGGCCTCATCACCAGCGCCGACCTACCGCTGCGCGGGTTCGCCGGCCGGTTCAAGACCTAG
- a CDS encoding HNH endonuclease signature motif containing protein → MSSIEVPPEVAVALDALDAADEAVRGLNFGALSPVIRLRVLEHLETSRRRQVATSHGVIAGLAREDPADIGGPVHKVIGDWLRISYAEACRRVRDAGQLSPRVTLTGQELPPELPATSRAWREGVLDGGHLRVIQGFVRGLPDAVPAETVAAAEEFLARQAVGLRPDQLEKVAHQCALRINPDGKFSDADRARQRGFAWTGQRLDGMSVGKLVASPELRANLDAWLARFAAPGMCNPDDETPCVEGEPSDGAASGDSRSHAQRQHDALNALVRGRLGDPKLGSHNGLPVTVIVSTTLQELTAATGRAVTGGGTVLPMRDVIRMARHAYHYLAVFDEHAARPIYLGRSRRIASPDQRVVLYAKDRGCTHPGCDAPGYWCEVHHVDEWAAGGLTDADRLTFACTPHHKLIEKGWRTRKLPNGRTEWIPPPRLGRGPGSNDYHHPERFADP, encoded by the coding sequence ATGAGTTCGATCGAGGTTCCGCCCGAAGTGGCCGTCGCGCTGGACGCGTTGGACGCGGCCGACGAGGCCGTGCGCGGGCTGAACTTCGGCGCGCTGAGCCCGGTGATTCGGCTGCGGGTGCTCGAGCACCTGGAGACCTCGCGCCGGCGTCAGGTCGCGACGAGCCACGGCGTGATCGCGGGCCTGGCGCGGGAGGATCCCGCCGATATCGGCGGTCCGGTCCACAAGGTGATCGGCGACTGGTTGCGGATCAGCTACGCCGAGGCGTGCCGGCGGGTTCGGGACGCCGGGCAGCTTTCGCCGCGCGTGACCCTGACCGGTCAGGAGCTGCCACCGGAGTTGCCCGCCACCTCGCGGGCGTGGCGGGAGGGCGTCCTCGACGGAGGGCACCTGCGGGTGATCCAGGGTTTCGTGCGCGGCCTCCCGGACGCCGTGCCAGCCGAGACGGTGGCGGCCGCCGAAGAATTCCTGGCCCGGCAGGCGGTCGGGTTGCGTCCCGATCAGCTGGAAAAGGTCGCGCACCAGTGTGCGCTGCGGATCAACCCGGACGGGAAATTCTCCGACGCCGACCGCGCGCGGCAGCGCGGCTTCGCCTGGACGGGGCAGCGCCTCGACGGGATGAGCGTCGGAAAGCTGGTCGCCTCGCCGGAGCTGCGGGCCAATCTCGACGCCTGGCTCGCCCGGTTCGCGGCCCCCGGCATGTGCAATCCGGATGATGAAACGCCCTGCGTCGAAGGCGAACCCAGCGACGGGGCCGCGAGCGGCGACTCGCGCAGCCATGCGCAGCGCCAGCATGATGCGCTCAACGCGTTGGTCCGCGGCCGGCTGGGTGACCCGAAATTGGGCTCACACAACGGATTGCCGGTCACCGTCATCGTGTCCACCACGCTGCAGGAGCTGACGGCGGCCACGGGGCGGGCGGTCACGGGCGGCGGAACGGTGCTGCCGATGCGCGACGTGATCCGGATGGCCCGCCATGCCTACCACTATTTGGCGGTCTTCGACGAACACGCGGCCCGCCCGATCTATCTGGGCCGGTCGCGGCGAATCGCCAGCCCCGACCAGCGCGTCGTCCTCTACGCGAAGGACCGCGGCTGCACGCATCCGGGTTGCGACGCGCCGGGCTATTGGTGCGAGGTCCACCACGTCGACGAGTGGGCCGCCGGCGGCCTCACCGACGCCGACAGACTCACCTTCGCCTGCACGCCCCATCACAAGCTGATCGAAAAGGGCTGGCGGACAAGGAAACTCCCGAACGGTCGCACCGAATGGATCCCGCCTCCGCGTTTAGGTCGCGGCCCGGGCAGCAACGACTACCACCACCCGGAACGCTTTGCGGATCCTTGA
- the dapB gene encoding 4-hydroxy-tetrahydrodipicolinate reductase, which produces MRVGVLGAKGKVGSAMVAGVQAAEDLTLSAEVDAGDPLSLFTDSDTEVVIDFTHPDVVMGNLEFLIGNGIHAVVGTTGFTAGRLEQVEAWLAKSPNTSVLIAPNFAIGAVLSMHFATQAARFFDSVEVIELHHPHKADAPSGTAARTAKLIAEARKGLPPNPDATSTSLPGARGADVDGIPVHSVRLAGLVAHQEILFGTEGETLTIRHDSLDRTSFVPGVLLAVRRVKERPGLTVGLEPLLDLR; this is translated from the coding sequence ATGCGGGTAGGCGTCTTGGGAGCCAAGGGCAAGGTCGGTTCGGCGATGGTGGCGGGCGTGCAGGCCGCCGAGGACCTGACCCTGTCCGCGGAGGTGGACGCCGGCGATCCACTCAGCCTGTTCACCGATTCGGACACCGAGGTGGTCATCGACTTCACCCACCCCGACGTGGTGATGGGCAATCTGGAGTTCCTGATCGGCAACGGGATTCACGCCGTCGTCGGCACCACCGGCTTCACCGCCGGCCGCCTGGAACAGGTTGAGGCCTGGCTGGCGAAAAGCCCCAACACCTCGGTGCTGATTGCACCCAACTTCGCGATCGGGGCGGTGCTGTCCATGCATTTCGCCACGCAGGCGGCGCGCTTCTTCGACTCGGTGGAGGTGATCGAGCTGCACCACCCGCACAAGGCCGACGCCCCGTCCGGAACGGCCGCGCGCACCGCCAAGCTGATCGCCGAAGCGCGAAAAGGACTGCCGCCCAATCCCGATGCCACCAGCACCAGCCTTCCCGGCGCCCGCGGTGCCGACGTGGACGGCATCCCCGTGCACTCGGTGCGGCTGGCCGGGCTGGTCGCCCACCAGGAGATCCTGTTCGGCACCGAGGGGGAGACGCTCACCATCCGCCACGACAGCCTGGATCGCACGTCGTTCGTGCCGGGCGTGTTGTTGGCGGTGCGGCGCGTCAAGGAAAGGCCCGGCCTCACCGTGGGGCTCGAGCCCCTGCTCGACCTGCGGTGA
- a CDS encoding flavodoxin family protein, producing MSEPMSKTLLIVHHTPSPHCQEMFEAVVAGATDPEIEGVEVVRRAALTVSPAEMLAADGYVLGSPANLGYMSGALKHAFDCAYYQLLDSTRGRPFGLYLHGNEGTEGAERGVMSITTGLGWAKAAETVVVSGKPDKSDLQACWELGATVAAQLMV from the coding sequence ATGAGCGAGCCGATGAGCAAGACGCTGCTGATCGTCCACCACACGCCGTCGCCGCATTGCCAGGAGATGTTCGAGGCGGTCGTGGCCGGTGCGACCGACCCCGAGATCGAGGGTGTCGAGGTGGTGCGGCGGGCGGCGCTGACGGTGTCGCCGGCCGAGATGCTGGCGGCCGACGGCTACGTGCTGGGCAGCCCCGCGAACCTGGGCTACATGAGCGGGGCGCTCAAGCACGCCTTCGACTGCGCCTACTACCAGCTGCTGGACTCGACGCGCGGACGCCCGTTCGGGCTGTACCTGCACGGCAACGAAGGCACCGAGGGCGCCGAGCGGGGCGTCATGTCGATCACCACCGGGCTGGGCTGGGCGAAAGCCGCAGAGACAGTGGTGGTTTCGGGCAAGCCGGACAAGAGCGACCTACAGGCCTGCTGGGAACTCGGCGCGACGGTGGCCGCCCAGCTGATGGTCTAG